From a single Endozoicomonas euniceicola genomic region:
- the nfi gene encoding deoxyribonuclease V (cleaves DNA at apurinic or apyrimidinic sites) produces MFTFESQGRCLTVAEARDWQQAMARQIVCCDDVGDVYTVAGVDVGFEEKGSVTRAAVAVLDFPTMRLVDFAIAQLPTCMPYIPGLLSFREAPAVLTALQQLTVQPDLLLCDGQGRAHPRRFGVACHVGLLSGIPAIGVAKQRLCGEHDALPVEKDSLVALMDGQETIGSVLRSRTGVKPLYVSIGHRISLTSAVHFVQDSLAGYKLPEPIRWADGLASSRGKIVEKASRILERSI; encoded by the coding sequence TTGTTTACCTTTGAATCACAAGGTCGTTGCCTGACAGTTGCTGAAGCCAGGGACTGGCAACAGGCAATGGCCAGACAGATTGTCTGCTGTGATGATGTTGGAGACGTCTATACAGTGGCTGGTGTGGACGTCGGCTTTGAAGAAAAAGGTTCTGTGACCAGGGCGGCAGTGGCCGTCCTTGATTTTCCAACCATGCGGCTGGTGGATTTCGCCATTGCCCAGCTGCCTACCTGCATGCCCTATATTCCAGGGCTATTATCTTTTCGTGAAGCACCTGCGGTTCTGACTGCTTTGCAGCAACTGACGGTGCAACCAGACCTTTTATTATGTGACGGACAGGGCAGGGCGCATCCCCGGCGATTTGGCGTGGCCTGCCATGTGGGTCTGTTGTCCGGTATTCCTGCCATTGGTGTTGCTAAACAGAGACTCTGTGGAGAACATGACGCCTTGCCTGTTGAAAAGGATAGCCTCGTTGCGTTGATGGATGGCCAGGAAACCATTGGTTCTGTTCTGCGCAGCCGCACCGGCGTTAAGCCTCTGTATGTGAGTATTGGGCACAGAATTTCTCTGACCTCCGCTGTGCATTTTGTGCAGGACAGTCTTGCCGGTTACAAGCTGCCTGAACCCATTCGCTGGGCTGACGGGTTGGCATCAAGTCGAGGGAAAATCGTTGAAAAAGCTAGTCGGATTCTGGAGCGTTCCATTTAA